Proteins encoded within one genomic window of Gloeobacter kilaueensis JS1:
- the dnaK gene encoding molecular chaperone DnaK → MGKIVGIDLGTTNSVVAVLEGGQPTVIANAEGARTTPSVVAFTKNHDRLVGQLARRQAVLNPENTFYSVKRFIGRKYDEITDEAKQVAYRVVRDGSNVKLHSSNEDKDFAPEEISAQVLRKLVDDASKYLGEKVTEAVITVPAYFNDSQRQATKDAGRIAGIEVKRIINEPTAAALAYGLDKKSNETILVFDLGGGTFDVSILEVGDGVFEVKSTAGDTHLGGDDFDRRIVDYLAEEFKKLEGVDLRTDRQALQRLTEAAEKAKIELSGVTQTQINLPFITAGADGAKHLDMSLTRAKFESLCADLLRRVELPVEQALRDAKLSKSEINEVVLVGGSTRIPAVQELVKRLIGKEPNQSVNPDEVVAVGAAIQAGVLRGEVRDVVLLDVTPLTLCVETLGGVATPMVPRNTTIPTRKSEVFSTAADGQTSVEIHVLQGERSMANDNKSLGRFRLDGIPPAPRGVPQVEVTFDIDANGILSVTAKDKASSKAQTISITGASTLSKDDVEKMVKEAETFSTEDKKRREAVDLKNEADSLAYQAERQLEEFKDKVPSSDRSKIEGLIKDLRDALAREDMDKVASYKADLQQAVYDLSGKLYQGSAPSGAADGDGGSSSDRSSGGDDVIDAEFTETK, encoded by the coding sequence ATGGGAAAAATTGTCGGCATTGACTTGGGCACGACCAACTCGGTAGTTGCCGTTCTCGAAGGTGGACAGCCTACCGTAATCGCCAACGCGGAGGGTGCGCGCACCACGCCATCGGTGGTTGCCTTCACCAAAAACCACGATCGGCTGGTTGGCCAGCTGGCCCGCCGTCAGGCTGTTCTCAACCCCGAAAACACTTTTTATTCTGTCAAGCGCTTCATCGGTCGCAAGTACGACGAGATCACCGACGAAGCCAAGCAGGTTGCCTACCGCGTCGTGCGCGACGGCAGCAACGTCAAGCTCCATAGCTCCAACGAAGACAAAGATTTTGCCCCCGAGGAAATTTCCGCTCAGGTGCTGCGCAAGCTGGTCGATGATGCCAGCAAGTACCTGGGTGAGAAGGTAACCGAGGCGGTGATTACCGTTCCGGCTTACTTCAACGACTCCCAGCGTCAGGCGACCAAGGACGCAGGCCGGATCGCCGGGATCGAGGTCAAGCGGATCATCAACGAACCGACGGCGGCTGCCCTCGCCTACGGCCTCGATAAAAAGTCCAACGAGACGATCCTCGTCTTCGACCTGGGTGGCGGCACCTTCGACGTGTCGATTCTTGAGGTGGGCGACGGCGTGTTCGAGGTCAAATCCACCGCCGGTGACACCCACCTGGGCGGCGACGACTTCGACAGGCGGATTGTCGATTATCTGGCCGAAGAATTCAAAAAGCTCGAAGGCGTCGATCTGCGCACCGACCGTCAGGCGCTCCAGCGCCTCACCGAAGCGGCTGAGAAGGCAAAGATCGAGCTGTCGGGCGTGACCCAGACCCAGATCAACCTGCCTTTTATCACCGCCGGTGCCGACGGTGCCAAGCACCTCGACATGAGCCTCACCCGCGCCAAGTTCGAGAGCCTCTGCGCCGATCTGCTCCGCCGCGTCGAGCTGCCGGTCGAGCAGGCGTTGCGCGACGCCAAGCTCTCCAAGAGCGAGATCAACGAGGTGGTGCTGGTGGGCGGTTCTACCCGCATCCCAGCCGTGCAGGAACTGGTCAAGCGGCTGATCGGCAAGGAGCCCAACCAGAGCGTCAACCCCGACGAGGTGGTGGCGGTCGGTGCGGCGATCCAGGCCGGTGTGCTCAGAGGTGAAGTGCGCGACGTGGTGCTGCTCGATGTCACCCCGCTCACCCTCTGCGTCGAGACCCTGGGCGGCGTCGCTACCCCGATGGTCCCCCGCAACACGACCATCCCGACCCGCAAGTCCGAAGTCTTCTCGACCGCCGCTGACGGCCAGACCTCCGTCGAGATCCACGTCCTGCAGGGCGAGCGCTCGATGGCCAACGACAACAAGAGCCTGGGCCGCTTCCGGCTCGACGGCATCCCGCCTGCGCCCCGTGGCGTGCCCCAGGTCGAAGTCACCTTCGACATCGACGCCAACGGCATCTTGAGCGTCACCGCCAAGGACAAGGCGAGCAGCAAGGCCCAGACGATCAGCATCACCGGCGCTTCGACCCTTTCAAAGGACGACGTCGAGAAGATGGTCAAAGAAGCCGAGACCTTCTCCACCGAGGACAAGAAGCGCCGCGAGGCGGTCGATCTCAAAAATGAGGCCGACTCGCTCGCCTACCAGGCCGAGCGCCAGCTCGAAGAGTTCAAGGACAAAGTCCCCAGCTCCGACCGCAGCAAGATCGAAGGGCTGATCAAAGACCTGCGCGACGCCCTCGCCCGCGAGGACATGGACAAAGTTGCCAGTTACAAAGCTGACCTCCAGCAGGCCGTCTACGACCTGAGCGGCAAGCTCTACCAGGGTTCGGCCCCGAGTGGAGCAGCGGACGGCGACGGCGGCAGCAGTTCCGACCGCAGCTCCGGCGGCGACGATGTGATCGACGCCGAGTTCACCGAGACCAAGTAA
- a CDS encoding DUF4330 domain-containing protein produces MALIDPEGRLFGKVNIIDAVVVTAIVIAIFAYVLSRGSGKAEVAQAGNQPVEVDMLIRNLSIGDPKVFAIGKETQVVIRNQPAGSLTIGKVKVIPHLIPVVVNSRIENIPDPADPYGRDYLVTLLGTASTTDDGLIIGRVKAKIGTPIEIEGFKYVLKGGIVDVRLAPPKSAGAGSTP; encoded by the coding sequence ATGGCGCTGATCGATCCGGAGGGCAGACTGTTCGGCAAAGTGAACATCATCGATGCAGTGGTGGTGACAGCAATTGTCATCGCGATCTTTGCCTACGTCCTCTCGCGCGGCAGTGGCAAAGCGGAGGTGGCCCAGGCGGGCAATCAGCCGGTCGAAGTGGACATGCTCATCCGCAACCTGAGCATCGGCGATCCCAAAGTCTTTGCGATCGGCAAGGAGACCCAGGTGGTGATCCGCAACCAGCCTGCCGGGTCACTCACGATCGGCAAAGTCAAGGTGATCCCCCATCTCATCCCGGTGGTCGTCAATTCCAGGATCGAGAACATTCCCGACCCGGCGGATCCCTACGGACGGGACTACCTCGTGACGCTACTGGGCACCGCCAGCACCACCGACGATGGGCTGATCATCGGTCGGGTCAAAGCCAAGATCGGCACCCCAATCGAGATCGAAGGCTTCAAGTACGTTCTTAAAGGCGGCATCGTCGATGTGCGTCTTGCCCCGCCCAAATCGGCAGGGGCCGGCAGTACGCCCTGA
- a CDS encoding ubiquitin carboxyl-terminal hydrolase 14 — MSKKCQHTEQIHQVTPSAKGCEECLQMGSRWVHLRLCLSCGHVGCCDSSPNKHATKHFRSTTHPIVQSFEPGEDWRWCYIDNSYV, encoded by the coding sequence ATGAGCAAAAAGTGCCAACACACCGAACAGATCCACCAGGTCACCCCGAGTGCGAAAGGCTGCGAGGAGTGCCTGCAGATGGGCAGCCGCTGGGTCCACCTGCGGCTGTGCCTGAGCTGCGGACACGTGGGCTGCTGCGATTCCAGTCCGAACAAGCACGCCACAAAACACTTTCGCAGCACCACCCACCCGATCGTCCAGTCCTTCGAGCCCGGCGAGGACTGGCGCTGGTGCTATATCGACAATAGCTACGTGTAG
- a CDS encoding ATP-dependent DNA helicase, whose product MLTLSDAFDAVARILPNYEVRQAQLDMARAIERGFAERMPVVAEAGTGTGKSFSALIPAILSGKRVVISTATIALQEQYLYKDIPLLQRALPVRFQARLVKGRSHYVSKRRWGESLLAPGITWLREWYEDTTTGDLADLPTSPPADIWEDIRSDKDDCLREKCPHFDSCFYFESRRSLAQAQLLITNHALLLIDRASHGQILPDFDLLVIDEAHQFAEYASRALTLALSNFGVGRTLGRIKKQFPLIGVALSQAEATSNFFFETLLSGSQQTRRYNIDPVLADDLASALVRLLQALKALDLGSDDSLEANVSRMRRDRLVETLTGYEGNLRVLADPGESWVNWIEYQTTRSGAVNVTLNCTPLDVAPPLSQWFSNLEEGPTTVWMSATLSTGGNDPFDYFRRQVGLPPNTAQELIFASPFDFSEQALLYLPTHLPDPNDAAYTAAIAGEIEKLVNFSEGRAFVLFTSVQQMKQVYNLLEAKLLWPACHQEQMPKRRLIEWFRTAKNPVLFATASFWEGVSVEGPQLSLVIIDRIPFQSPGDIVYDARCEQIVRATGERWAWFEKLALPHAQLRLKQGAGRLIRTRTDQGVVAILDPRMGRKGYGHTILKALPPMRVLRQFDTEIFRRFIPPAGSGVTIEGDELCVQDFGLGI is encoded by the coding sequence ATGCTCACCCTCAGCGATGCCTTCGATGCCGTAGCGCGCATTCTGCCCAACTACGAGGTGCGGCAGGCGCAGCTGGACATGGCGCGGGCGATCGAGCGCGGTTTTGCCGAGCGGATGCCGGTGGTGGCGGAGGCGGGAACGGGTACCGGCAAGAGCTTCAGTGCTCTCATTCCGGCTATCTTGAGCGGCAAGCGGGTGGTGATCTCGACGGCGACGATCGCCCTGCAGGAGCAGTATTTATATAAGGACATTCCGCTGTTGCAGCGGGCACTGCCCGTCCGCTTTCAGGCGCGGCTGGTCAAGGGGCGCAGCCACTACGTCTCGAAGCGGCGCTGGGGAGAGTCGCTTCTCGCTCCCGGTATTACCTGGCTGCGGGAGTGGTACGAGGACACCACCACAGGCGATCTGGCGGATCTGCCCACCAGCCCCCCGGCGGACATCTGGGAAGATATTCGCTCCGACAAGGACGACTGCCTGCGGGAGAAGTGCCCCCACTTCGACAGTTGCTTTTATTTTGAGTCGCGCCGCTCCCTCGCCCAGGCGCAGCTGTTGATTACCAATCACGCCCTGCTGCTTATCGACCGGGCAAGCCACGGCCAGATCCTGCCGGATTTTGATCTGCTCGTCATCGATGAAGCCCACCAATTTGCCGAGTACGCCAGCCGGGCGCTGACGCTCGCTTTGAGCAATTTTGGCGTCGGGCGGACGCTGGGCCGGATCAAAAAGCAGTTTCCGCTCATCGGCGTGGCGCTCTCGCAGGCGGAGGCGACGAGCAATTTCTTCTTTGAGACGCTGCTTTCCGGTTCCCAGCAGACGCGGCGCTACAACATCGATCCGGTCCTGGCGGACGATCTGGCCTCCGCCCTGGTGCGGCTGTTGCAGGCGCTCAAAGCGCTGGATTTGGGAAGCGACGACAGCCTGGAAGCGAATGTCAGCCGGATGCGCCGCGACCGGCTGGTGGAGACGCTTACCGGCTACGAGGGCAACCTGCGGGTGCTGGCGGATCCGGGTGAAAGCTGGGTCAACTGGATCGAGTACCAGACGACGCGCAGCGGGGCGGTGAACGTGACGCTCAACTGCACGCCCCTCGATGTCGCCCCGCCCCTCAGCCAGTGGTTCAGCAACTTAGAAGAAGGACCGACGACAGTCTGGATGTCTGCCACCCTCAGCACCGGCGGCAACGACCCCTTCGATTATTTTCGCCGCCAGGTGGGCCTGCCCCCGAACACGGCCCAGGAACTGATCTTTGCCAGCCCCTTCGATTTTTCGGAGCAGGCGCTACTATATCTACCCACCCATCTGCCGGATCCGAACGACGCCGCTTACACCGCTGCCATCGCCGGTGAAATCGAGAAGCTGGTCAATTTTTCCGAGGGCCGCGCCTTCGTACTCTTCACCAGCGTCCAGCAGATGAAGCAGGTATACAACCTGCTGGAGGCAAAGCTCCTGTGGCCCGCCTGCCACCAGGAGCAGATGCCCAAGCGCCGCCTCATCGAATGGTTCCGCACCGCCAAAAATCCGGTGCTCTTTGCCACCGCCAGCTTCTGGGAGGGCGTGAGTGTCGAGGGGCCGCAGCTGAGTCTGGTGATTATCGATCGCATTCCGTTTCAATCGCCCGGCGATATTGTCTACGACGCCCGCTGCGAGCAGATCGTCCGTGCCACCGGCGAGCGGTGGGCCTGGTTTGAAAAGCTCGCTTTGCCCCACGCCCAGTTGCGGCTCAAGCAGGGGGCCGGTCGCCTCATCCGCACCCGCACCGACCAGGGCGTCGTCGCCATCCTCGATCCGCGCATGGGCCGCAAAGGATATGGCCACACGATCTTGAAGGCACTGCCGCCGATGCGCGTTCTTCGCCAGTTCGACACCGAAATCTTTCGCAGGTTTATTCCACCCGCCGGAAGTGGAGTGACAATCGAGGGGGACGAGCTGTGCGTGCAGGACTTCGGTCTTGGAATCTAA
- a CDS encoding DJ-1/PfpI family protein, protein MIPDDTHLQIGSLLFEGLDQIDLTGPFEVLSRLPNSTYKIYARTAEPVRDLKGLRLVPDATLADAPQLDVLHIPGGFGQEALMDNDEVLGWIRQQAAGALSVFSVCTGALLCGAAGLLMGRRATTHWASFHLLPFFGAIPVNERVVVDGNWVFAAGVTAGIDGALRLAAELRGSEAAQLIQLGIAYAPEPPFNSGSPETAPAPILEQARQAVQDITARRERTARRIAAGLGIDV, encoded by the coding sequence GTGATTCCCGACGACACCCACCTGCAGATCGGCTCCCTGCTTTTTGAGGGGCTGGACCAGATTGACCTTACAGGACCGTTCGAGGTGCTGTCGCGCCTGCCAAATTCGACTTACAAGATTTATGCCAGAACGGCTGAGCCGGTTCGCGATCTTAAAGGACTGCGCCTCGTCCCAGATGCGACTCTGGCCGATGCGCCCCAACTCGACGTTCTACACATTCCCGGCGGCTTTGGTCAGGAAGCTTTGATGGACAACGACGAGGTGCTGGGCTGGATACGGCAGCAGGCGGCGGGCGCGCTCAGCGTCTTCTCCGTCTGCACCGGTGCCCTGCTCTGCGGTGCGGCGGGTCTATTGATGGGCCGCCGGGCGACGACGCACTGGGCTTCGTTTCACCTGTTGCCATTTTTTGGTGCCATCCCGGTAAACGAGAGGGTGGTAGTAGACGGCAATTGGGTGTTCGCCGCCGGTGTCACCGCCGGAATCGACGGTGCCCTGCGGCTGGCGGCTGAGCTGCGCGGCAGCGAGGCGGCCCAGCTCATTCAACTCGGTATTGCCTATGCGCCTGAGCCGCCCTTTAACAGCGGCTCCCCCGAAACCGCTCCCGCTCCAATACTGGAGCAGGCGCGGCAGGCTGTGCAGGACATCACTGCCCGGCGGGAGCGGACGGCGCGGCGAATCGCTGCCGGTCTTGGTATCGACGTTTAG
- a CDS encoding NmrA/HSCARG family protein, giving the protein MENSDRIILVTGATGNQGGAVARHLLQHKNFTVRAFVRDENKPEAQALRRAGAKLVEGDLDDRASLDRALQGVYGVFSVQNFERGLDTEIREGKAVADAAKAAGIRHFLYSSVGSAERNTGVPHFDSKFQIEEHVRAIGLPYTIMRPVFFFYNYEQMRPLIEKGTLSQPLSPETKLQQLSEEDYGEMIAGVFERPAEFLNREIEVASVEMTMTEVAAAFSRVLAKTVQYQQIPFEAFEQQAGKEMTIMYRWFENVGYRADLAELRRIFSKLSSLESYLREKGWAKLTESRG; this is encoded by the coding sequence ATGGAAAACTCCGATCGGATCATTCTTGTTACCGGTGCAACTGGTAACCAGGGCGGTGCAGTAGCTCGCCATCTGTTGCAGCACAAAAACTTTACGGTTCGCGCCTTCGTGCGCGACGAGAATAAGCCTGAGGCACAGGCGCTCAGACGAGCGGGTGCAAAACTCGTAGAAGGAGATCTAGACGATCGCGCCTCGCTCGATCGCGCCCTACAGGGTGTCTATGGTGTCTTTTCGGTGCAAAACTTTGAAAGGGGATTAGACACCGAAATTCGAGAAGGTAAAGCCGTTGCTGACGCAGCGAAGGCAGCAGGGATCCGACACTTTCTCTATAGTTCGGTCGGTAGCGCAGAGCGCAACACCGGTGTTCCCCATTTTGACAGTAAGTTTCAAATCGAAGAACATGTTCGAGCGATCGGCTTACCCTACACGATCATGCGTCCGGTCTTCTTCTTTTACAATTACGAACAGATGCGCCCTCTGATCGAAAAGGGAACATTGTCCCAGCCACTCAGTCCCGAGACGAAATTGCAGCAACTTTCCGAAGAAGATTACGGAGAGATGATCGCTGGGGTCTTTGAGCGCCCGGCAGAATTTCTGAACCGTGAAATCGAAGTGGCCAGTGTAGAGATGACGATGACAGAAGTGGCCGCTGCCTTCAGCCGTGTTCTGGCAAAAACCGTTCAGTACCAGCAGATCCCTTTTGAGGCGTTCGAGCAGCAGGCTGGCAAAGAGATGACCATCATGTATCGCTGGTTCGAGAACGTCGGCTATCGAGCCGATCTGGCAGAACTGAGACGGATTTTTTCTAAACTGAGCAGCCTTGAATCTTATCTGCGCGAAAAGGGCTGGGCAAAACTAACCGAATCGAGAGGGTAA
- a CDS encoding type II toxin-antitoxin system RelE/ParE family toxin, producing the protein MPKASSDDMVQEPPPWEVIFHDEFRPEFDALDEDVQLAILASAKNLKKDGPRLGRPKVDTLNGSKFANMKELQISEDGPWRVAFAFDPKRRAVLLWAGNKSGMSEDLFYKTLLRHADKRYDQHREVVEAELKQVRQQAEQAKKKVNGKSFPPATRQKKRKR; encoded by the coding sequence ATGCCCAAGGCCAGCTCGGATGACATGGTTCAAGAACCACCGCCCTGGGAGGTTATCTTCCACGACGAATTCAGACCAGAGTTTGACGCGCTCGATGAAGACGTTCAGCTTGCCATCCTCGCCTCTGCAAAGAACCTTAAAAAAGATGGTCCGAGGCTTGGCAGGCCAAAAGTTGATACCCTCAATGGTTCCAAGTTTGCAAATATGAAAGAACTACAGATAAGCGAAGATGGACCCTGGAGAGTTGCATTCGCCTTCGATCCCAAACGCAGAGCCGTCCTACTGTGGGCTGGAAACAAATCTGGAATGAGCGAGGATTTGTTTTACAAAACACTGCTCCGTCATGCTGATAAACGATACGATCAACATAGAGAGGTAGTCGAAGCCGAACTCAAACAGGTTCGACAACAGGCTGAACAGGCAAAGAAGAAAGTCAACGGGAAGTCATTCCCACCGGCGACCAGACAAAAGAAAAGGAAACGTTGA
- a CDS encoding SpoIID/LytB domain-containing protein, which yields MQSPAASPIRALLAPLLLVLLSLLLTGGTAARAFPLRVLIEGPKPSMMIAVSAPAQLRQDNGSAIDLAPGHWFTVTAAHTGILQLPANAYVLVGDRWYPEGMQFLRFKGGVGAINLVDSETYLRGVVPREMPASWSDHALMAQAVAARTYALTSYVRRKHGPHYDMVDSVIDQVYGGFARYNPRTGRSTILTDARTDRAILATRGQVLDYSKAQGFYRDNGIAGWVRYGQYQLPIPKGRMLSQRVSQMMATSGWNYRQILAYWYKSDVYLLSM from the coding sequence ATGCAAAGTCCAGCAGCCAGCCCGATTCGCGCCCTTCTTGCCCCGTTGCTTCTTGTTCTTCTTTCCCTGCTTTTAACGGGGGGTACAGCTGCCCGTGCCTTTCCGCTGCGCGTGCTCATCGAGGGGCCAAAGCCTTCGATGATGATTGCCGTCTCCGCCCCTGCCCAACTGCGCCAGGACAACGGCAGCGCCATCGATCTTGCCCCCGGCCACTGGTTTACGGTCACCGCCGCCCACACCGGCATCCTGCAATTGCCTGCAAACGCCTACGTGCTGGTGGGCGATCGCTGGTATCCGGAGGGAATGCAGTTCTTGCGCTTCAAAGGCGGCGTGGGTGCGATCAACCTGGTCGATTCTGAAACCTACCTGCGCGGCGTCGTTCCCCGCGAAATGCCCGCCAGTTGGAGCGATCACGCCCTGATGGCCCAGGCGGTGGCAGCGCGCACCTACGCGCTCACGAGCTACGTCCGGCGCAAGCACGGCCCGCACTACGACATGGTCGATTCGGTCATCGATCAAGTCTACGGCGGCTTTGCCCGCTACAACCCGCGCACGGGCCGCAGCACGATCCTCACCGATGCGCGCACCGATCGGGCCATCCTCGCCACCCGTGGTCAGGTACTCGACTACTCGAAGGCCCAGGGTTTCTACCGCGACAACGGCATCGCCGGTTGGGTGCGCTACGGCCAGTACCAGTTACCGATTCCCAAAGGCCGGATGCTCAGCCAGCGCGTCTCCCAGATGATGGCCACCTCCGGCTGGAACTACCGCCAGATCCTCGCCTACTGGTACAAGAGCGACGTTTATCTGTTGTCGATGTGA
- a CDS encoding phosphoribosylanthranilate isomerase, giving the protein MRVKICGLTDPAQAHAIAGLGAHALGFICVPASPRYVAAEQLRALTAGLPPFIFKVGVFADAPLEAIEEAVQAGGLNAIQLHGEEEPQVCRDLAQSVPGVARIKALRLREAADLERIERYRGCVETVLLDSWHPAQLGGTGVTFDWQWLMGFKPGLPWILSGGLKPENLLTALHRLQPQAIDLSSGVEEAGQPGRKNLKKVAQVLAIARQFSEQSHVVV; this is encoded by the coding sequence ATGCGGGTCAAAATTTGCGGCCTCACCGATCCTGCCCAGGCACACGCCATCGCCGGGCTCGGTGCCCACGCCCTGGGCTTTATCTGCGTGCCCGCCTCGCCCCGCTATGTCGCAGCGGAGCAGTTGAGGGCCCTCACCGCCGGATTGCCGCCCTTTATATTCAAAGTGGGCGTCTTCGCCGACGCGCCCCTGGAGGCGATCGAGGAAGCGGTGCAGGCCGGAGGGTTGAACGCAATTCAGCTGCACGGCGAGGAGGAGCCGCAAGTGTGCAGGGATCTGGCGCAAAGCGTGCCCGGTGTGGCGCGGATCAAGGCACTGCGCCTGCGGGAGGCAGCGGACCTGGAGCGCATCGAGCGCTACCGGGGCTGCGTCGAGACGGTGCTGCTCGATTCCTGGCACCCGGCCCAACTGGGCGGCACGGGAGTGACCTTCGACTGGCAGTGGCTTATGGGCTTCAAGCCGGGGCTGCCCTGGATTCTCTCGGGCGGACTGAAGCCTGAGAATCTGCTCACAGCACTCCATCGCCTCCAGCCCCAGGCAATCGATCTGTCGAGCGGCGTCGAGGAAGCAGGCCAGCCTGGCCGCAAGAACCTCAAAAAGGTGGCCCAGGTGCTCGCGATCGCCCGGCAATTTTCGGAGCAATCCCATGTCGTCGTCTGA
- a CDS encoding CAAX prenyl protease-related protein — MSSSDEARGEPPDILNGHTLPFIVFIALTALTPLVPGGVFVIYPLKTVLAAGMLWYFRRDYSELSKWHFHWLALPVGLLVTLLWVGMDGFYPKTAVAEGFNPFTTGAPGLDWLGAGIRLGGSTLVVPVMEELFWRSWLLRFLIDRDDFRRVPVGRFSGFGFCVSILLFGLEHDRWLAGILAGAIYAALVYWRKEIRTAIVAHAVTNFALGLYVIAARAWTFW, encoded by the coding sequence ATGTCGTCGTCTGACGAGGCGCGGGGGGAGCCGCCCGATATTCTCAACGGCCACACGCTGCCTTTTATAGTCTTCATCGCCCTTACGGCCCTCACCCCCCTGGTGCCGGGCGGTGTGTTCGTGATCTATCCGCTCAAGACGGTCCTGGCGGCGGGAATGCTCTGGTACTTCCGGCGCGACTACAGCGAGCTTTCTAAGTGGCACTTTCACTGGCTGGCCCTGCCGGTGGGGCTTCTGGTCACACTGCTCTGGGTCGGGATGGACGGGTTCTATCCGAAGACGGCGGTGGCCGAAGGCTTCAACCCGTTTACCACTGGCGCGCCTGGGCTGGACTGGCTTGGGGCGGGTATCCGCCTGGGCGGCTCGACGCTGGTGGTGCCGGTGATGGAGGAACTGTTCTGGCGCTCCTGGCTCTTGCGCTTTCTCATCGACCGGGACGATTTTCGCCGGGTGCCGGTGGGCCGCTTCAGCGGTTTTGGTTTTTGCGTCTCGATTTTGCTTTTTGGCCTGGAGCACGACCGCTGGCTCGCAGGCATCCTCGCCGGGGCGATCTACGCGGCTCTCGTCTACTGGCGCAAAGAAATCCGCACCGCAATCGTCGCCCACGCCGTCACCAACTTTGCCCTGGGGCTCTACGTCATCGCCGCCCGCGCCTGGACATTCTGGTAA
- the sds gene encoding solanesyl diphosphate synthase → MSVVSAGNWSALVEDDLSQMTRSLMSLVGAKHPVLHAAAEHLFNAGGKRIRPALVLLASRATVAGGEPSERHRRLAEITEMIHTASLLHDDVIDTSEVRRGIETVNARFGNRVAMLAGDYLFGLSSVLLARLGSLEVVELLGEVISHFGEGELLQSTIQFDPELTFEQYLDKSFYKTASLMAGTSRAAAVLSGSPAVVCDALYEYGRHLGIAFQVIDDLLDFTGSTAQLGKPAGSDLQDGNLTAPVLYALEEAPHLGVLIERQFDEPGDLEKAMSMVFASRGIERTRELAQQHAREALTNLDALPASPAREALADLVDYILGRLH, encoded by the coding sequence ATGAGCGTGGTGTCCGCAGGGAACTGGTCAGCTCTTGTCGAAGACGACCTGAGCCAGATGACGCGCAGTCTGATGAGTCTGGTCGGGGCAAAACATCCAGTTCTGCACGCAGCGGCGGAGCATCTGTTTAACGCGGGGGGCAAGCGCATCCGTCCGGCGCTGGTACTTTTGGCCTCGCGGGCAACGGTCGCGGGGGGAGAACCGAGCGAGCGGCATCGGCGTCTGGCGGAGATCACCGAAATGATCCACACCGCTTCGCTCTTGCACGACGACGTGATCGACACCAGCGAAGTGCGCCGGGGCATCGAGACGGTGAACGCCCGCTTCGGCAACCGGGTAGCGATGCTCGCGGGCGATTATCTATTTGGTCTATCTTCGGTGCTGCTGGCCCGCTTGGGCAGCCTGGAGGTGGTGGAACTTTTAGGAGAGGTGATCTCGCACTTTGGCGAAGGCGAACTGTTGCAGAGCACGATCCAGTTCGACCCGGAACTGACCTTCGAGCAGTATCTCGACAAGAGTTTTTATAAGACGGCCTCGCTGATGGCCGGTACCTCGCGGGCGGCGGCGGTGCTGAGCGGTAGCCCTGCGGTTGTCTGCGACGCTCTTTATGAGTATGGCCGCCACTTGGGCATCGCCTTTCAGGTGATCGACGATCTGCTCGACTTTACCGGTTCGACCGCCCAACTGGGCAAGCCTGCCGGTTCGGATCTGCAGGACGGCAACCTCACCGCTCCAGTTCTCTACGCCCTTGAGGAGGCACCGCACCTGGGTGTACTCATCGAGCGCCAGTTCGACGAGCCGGGCGATCTCGAAAAGGCGATGTCGATGGTCTTTGCCAGTCGGGGCATCGAGCGCACCCGCGAGTTGGCCCAGCAGCACGCCCGCGAGGCGCTTACCAATCTCGATGCGCTGCCGGCTTCACCCGCCAGAGAAGCGCTCGCCGACCTGGTGGATTACATTCTTGGTCGCCTGCACTAA